The DNA segment GTCGATGATCACCAGGCCCAGGTTCTTGAACTTCACATCGTCCGAGAGCAGCTTGTGGGTGCCGATGACGATGTCGATCTTGCCTTCGGCCAGATCGGCCACGGCGGCGTTGACTTCCTTGGCCGATTTGAAGCGGCTCATCACCTCGACCTTGACCGGCCAGTCGGCGAAGCGGTCGCGGAAACTGTTGTAGTGCTGCTGGGCGAGCAGGGTGGTGGGCACCAGCACCGCGACCTGGCGGCCGCCATGCACGGCAATGAACGCAGCGCGCATGGCCACTTCGGTCTTGCCAAAGCCCACGTCGCCACACACCAGGCGATCCATGGGTTTGGCGGCGAGCATGTCGGCGCGTACGGCCTCGATGCTCGACTGTTGGTCGGGAGTTTCTTCGAACGGGAACCCGGCGCTGAACGTCGCGTAATCGGCTTTCGGGTCTTCGAAGGCATAACCTTCGCGAGCTGCGCGGCGGGCGTAAATGTCCAGCAGTTCGGCGGCCACGTCGCGGACCTGTTCGGCCGCCTTGCGCTTGGCCTTCTGCCAGACTTCCGAACCCAGCCGGTGCAGCGGTGCCAGTTCGTCATCGCTGCCGGTGTAGCGGGCGATCAGGTGCAGGTTGGCCACCGGCACGTAGAGCTTGGCGTCGTCGGCGTACACCAGGGTCAGGAACTCGGCGACCTGGTTGTCGACCTCAATGGTCGCCAGCCCCTGATAGCGGCCCACCCCGTGGTCGATATGCACCACCGGCGCGCCTTCGCGCAGTTCGGTAAGGTTCTTGATAACCGCATCGTTGCCGTGCTCGGCGCGTTTTTCCCGGCGCCTGCGCTGCATGACCCGCTGACCGAACAGCGGGCTCTCGGCGACCAGCGCCAGGGATGGGTCATCGAGAACCAGGCCTTCATCCAGCGGCGCGATGGTGATTGCCAAACGTTCAGTGCCGGCGACGAAATCCTGCCAGCCCTCGACGGTTTTCGGCCGCAGTTTGAGGCGATCAAGCAGTTCCAGCAGCACCTCGCGGCGGCCGGCCGATTCGGCGGTGAACAGCACGCGGCCGGGGAACTGATCGAGGAAGTTCGACAGCGCCGCCAGTGGCTGACTGGCCTTGGCTTCGATGGCCAGTTCTGGCAAGGGCTGGGCCGGGAAACGTTCGCGACCGGCACCGGCTTCGATGTCCTGCTGGCTGGCGACCACCCGCGGCCAGTTCTTCAGGCGGGCAAAGCAGTCTTCCACCGGCAGGAACAGTTCGGCAGGCGGCAGCAGCGGCCGGTTGGGGTCGATGCGCCGTTCTTCATAACGATTGCGTACGTCGTTCCAGAAGTTCTCGGCCGCCTGCTCGATGCCGGGCAGGGAGAACACCTGGGTGTCCTGCGGCAGGTAATCGAACAGGGTCGAGGTTTCTTCGAAAAACAGCGGAATGTAATACTCGATCCCGGCCGGGGTGATGCCGCTGTTGAGGTCCTGGAAGATCGGGCTGCGGCGAAAGTCGACATCGAAGCGTTCGCGAAAGCGCGCCTTGAAGCGCACCACTTCATCCTTGTGCAGCGGAAATTCCTTGGCCGGCAGCAGGCGCACAGACTCGACCTTGTCGATTGAGCGCTGGGTGTCCGGGTCGAAGGTGCGCAGGGTTTCGATTTCATCGTCGAACAGGTCGATCCGATAAGGCAGTTTGCTGCCCATTGGGAACAGGTCCAGCAGGGCCCCGCGCACGGTGAACTCGCCATGCTCGTAAACCGTGTCGACGTAGCGGTAGCCGCTGGCCTCCAGCCGAGTGCGCATGGCTTCGACGTCAAGCTTCTGGCCGACATCCAGCACCAGGCTGCTGCCCAGCAGGAATCGGGTCGGGGCCAGGCGGTGCAGGGCGGTGGTGATCGGCACCACCAGCACGCCGTGGTCCAGTTCCGGCAGGCGGTACAGGCTGGAGATCCGCTGCGAAATGATGTCCTGATGCGGCGAGAACAGGTCGTAGGGTAGGGTTTCCCAGTCCGGGAAATGCAGCACCGCAAGCTCCGGGGCGAAGAATTTCAGCTCCTGCTCAAGACGCTCGGCACTCTGGCTGTCAGCGGTCAGCAACAGGGTAAAGCGCCGCGCGGCGCTGGCAGCTTCGGCGATGGCCAGGCTTAAGGCGGCACCTTGCAGGTTGCCCCAGTGTTGTTTGCCGGCGGCGGCAGGCAGATGCGGTAGGCGCAGAACAGACACGGACGGTCGGACTCCAGCTGGGCG comes from the Pseudomonas sp. StFLB209 genome and includes:
- the mfd gene encoding transcription-repair coupling factor, which gives rise to MSVLRLPHLPAAAGKQHWGNLQGAALSLAIAEAASAARRFTLLLTADSQSAERLEQELKFFAPELAVLHFPDWETLPYDLFSPHQDIISQRISSLYRLPELDHGVLVVPITTALHRLAPTRFLLGSSLVLDVGQKLDVEAMRTRLEASGYRYVDTVYEHGEFTVRGALLDLFPMGSKLPYRIDLFDDEIETLRTFDPDTQRSIDKVESVRLLPAKEFPLHKDEVVRFKARFRERFDVDFRRSPIFQDLNSGITPAGIEYYIPLFFEETSTLFDYLPQDTQVFSLPGIEQAAENFWNDVRNRYEERRIDPNRPLLPPAELFLPVEDCFARLKNWPRVVASQQDIEAGAGRERFPAQPLPELAIEAKASQPLAALSNFLDQFPGRVLFTAESAGRREVLLELLDRLKLRPKTVEGWQDFVAGTERLAITIAPLDEGLVLDDPSLALVAESPLFGQRVMQRRRREKRAEHGNDAVIKNLTELREGAPVVHIDHGVGRYQGLATIEVDNQVAEFLTLVYADDAKLYVPVANLHLIARYTGSDDELAPLHRLGSEVWQKAKRKAAEQVRDVAAELLDIYARRAAREGYAFEDPKADYATFSAGFPFEETPDQQSSIEAVRADMLAAKPMDRLVCGDVGFGKTEVAMRAAFIAVHGGRQVAVLVPTTLLAQQHYNSFRDRFADWPVKVEVMSRFKSAKEVNAAVADLAEGKIDIVIGTHKLLSDDVKFKNLGLVIIDEEHRFGVRQKEQLKNLRSEVDILTLTATPIPRTLNMAVSGMRDLSIIATPPARRLSVRTFVMEQNKPTVKEALLRELLRGGQVYYLHNDVKTIEKCASDLAELVPEARIGIGHGQMRERELEQVMSDFYHKRFNVLVASTIIETGIDVPSANTIIIERADKFGLAQLHQLRGRVGRSHHQAYAYLLTPPRKQVTPDAEKRLEAIANTQDLGAGFVLATNDLEIRGAGELLGDGQSGQIQAVGFTLYMEMLERAVKAIRKGEQPNLDQPLGGGPEINLRVPALIPEDYLPDVHARLILYKRIANATDEDGLKDLQVEMIDRFGLLPEPTKSLVRITHLKLVAEQLGISKIDAGPQGGRIEFAANTPVDPLTLIKLIQGQPNRYKFEGATLFKFMVPMERPEERFNTIEALLERLTPKSA